A single region of the Mycobacterium avium subsp. avium genome encodes:
- the moeA gene encoding molybdopterin molybdotransferase MoeA has protein sequence MRSVAEHQRVVAGLIRARPPVAVPLAQAQGLVLAEDVVAGLALPVFDNSAMDGYAVRAEDTAGATPERPVVLPVAEDIPAGRTDELTLQPGTAHRIMTGAPVPAGATAVVPVEDTDGGVDVVSIRASREPGKHIRRAGEDVSPGTTVLRRGQVVTPAVLGLAAALGIAELSVIPRQRVLVISTGSELVAPGAALRPGQIYESNSIMLAGAVRDAGAELVAVATAEDEVAQFSSIIDRYAAGTDLIITSGGVSAGAYEVVKDAFGREGDQGVEFVKVAMQPGMPQGVGRVAGATIVTLPGNPVSALVSFEVFIRPALRAAMGLPDPERPHRSAVLAESLTSPRGKRQFRRAVLDDDAGTVVSYGPPASHHLRWLASANGLLDIPEDVVEVPEGTTLEVWDLR, from the coding sequence ATGCGCTCCGTCGCCGAACACCAGCGGGTGGTGGCCGGGCTGATCCGCGCCCGGCCGCCGGTCGCGGTGCCGCTGGCGCAGGCCCAGGGCCTGGTGCTGGCCGAGGACGTGGTGGCGGGGCTGGCGCTGCCGGTGTTCGACAACTCCGCGATGGACGGCTACGCGGTGCGCGCCGAGGACACCGCGGGCGCCACCCCCGAGCGGCCGGTCGTGCTGCCGGTCGCCGAGGACATTCCGGCCGGGCGCACCGACGAGCTGACGCTGCAGCCGGGCACCGCGCACCGGATCATGACGGGCGCGCCGGTGCCGGCCGGGGCGACGGCCGTCGTGCCGGTGGAGGACACCGACGGCGGCGTGGACGTGGTGTCGATTCGGGCGTCGCGCGAACCCGGCAAGCACATCCGCCGCGCCGGTGAGGACGTCTCCCCCGGCACCACCGTGTTGCGCCGCGGGCAGGTGGTGACGCCGGCGGTGCTCGGGCTGGCCGCGGCGCTGGGCATCGCCGAGCTGTCGGTGATCCCGCGGCAGCGGGTGCTGGTCATCTCGACGGGATCGGAGCTGGTGGCCCCGGGCGCCGCGCTGCGGCCGGGGCAGATCTACGAGTCCAACTCGATCATGCTGGCCGGGGCCGTGCGCGACGCCGGCGCGGAGCTGGTGGCCGTCGCGACCGCCGAGGACGAGGTGGCACAGTTCAGTTCGATCATCGACCGGTATGCGGCCGGCACCGACCTGATCATCACCAGCGGCGGCGTCAGCGCCGGCGCCTACGAGGTGGTCAAGGACGCCTTCGGGCGCGAGGGCGATCAGGGCGTGGAGTTCGTCAAGGTGGCCATGCAGCCGGGCATGCCGCAGGGCGTGGGACGGGTGGCCGGGGCGACCATCGTCACGCTGCCCGGCAATCCGGTCAGCGCGCTGGTGTCCTTCGAGGTGTTCATCCGCCCGGCGCTGCGCGCCGCGATGGGCCTGCCCGATCCCGAACGCCCGCACCGGTCGGCGGTGCTCGCCGAGTCGCTCACCTCGCCGCGCGGCAAACGCCAATTCCGGCGCGCGGTGCTGGACGACGACGCCGGCACCGTCGTCAGCTACGGCCCGCCGGCCTCGCATCACCTGCGCTGGCTGGCGTCGGCGAACGGGCTGCTGGACATCCCCGAAGACGTCGTCGAGGTGCCCGAGGGGACCACCCTCGAGGTGTGGGATCTGCGCTAG
- a CDS encoding MFS transporter, translating to MLSRAKRGVTAVFVAHGLLFASWAAHIPQVKAGLGLDDAALGTALFGAPLGSVLATLAGHWALPRWGSHRLIPVTVAGYAAAGTTVGLARSGPALFAALALWGMFQGALDVAMNTQAGTVERRAGAPMMARFHGMWSLGTLLGALIGAACVGAGIGLTAQLTVLGAVVLLVVAALTRRLLPDAADSVAAPPEPAAGRRVTPAVAILAAVSFASFLCEGAATDWSATYLRDVVGAGPSVAAASYAAYTLTMVVTRFGAARLHARLPSRRLLPALAVLAVAGMSVALATADAAAGVLGFAALGVGVALLVPTAFSAAYGARGAGSAIAIVAATGWLGYLLGPPLIGHLSEWVGLSGALVTIPVMMTIVAVAIRYTPAFDTADEFHRAPAG from the coding sequence ATGCTGAGTCGGGCCAAACGCGGTGTCACCGCGGTGTTCGTTGCTCACGGCCTGCTGTTCGCGTCGTGGGCCGCCCACATTCCGCAGGTCAAAGCCGGACTCGGCCTGGACGACGCCGCGCTGGGCACGGCGTTGTTCGGCGCTCCGCTGGGCTCGGTGCTGGCCACGCTGGCCGGCCACTGGGCGCTGCCGCGCTGGGGGAGCCACCGGCTGATCCCGGTCACCGTCGCCGGCTACGCGGCGGCCGGGACGACGGTGGGGCTGGCCCGGTCCGGGCCGGCGCTGTTCGCGGCGCTGGCGTTGTGGGGGATGTTCCAGGGCGCGCTGGACGTCGCGATGAACACCCAGGCCGGCACGGTCGAACGGCGCGCCGGGGCGCCGATGATGGCGCGCTTTCACGGGATGTGGAGCCTGGGCACCCTGCTCGGGGCGCTGATCGGGGCGGCCTGCGTCGGCGCCGGCATCGGCCTGACCGCTCAGCTGACGGTGCTCGGGGCGGTCGTGCTCCTCGTGGTGGCGGCGCTGACCCGACGCCTGCTGCCGGACGCGGCCGATTCCGTGGCCGCGCCGCCGGAACCGGCCGCGGGCCGGCGGGTGACGCCGGCGGTGGCGATCCTGGCGGCCGTGTCGTTCGCGTCGTTCCTGTGCGAGGGAGCGGCCACCGACTGGTCGGCCACCTACCTGCGCGACGTCGTCGGCGCCGGCCCGAGCGTGGCCGCGGCGAGCTACGCGGCCTACACCCTGACCATGGTCGTCACCCGGTTCGGCGCCGCCCGGCTGCACGCGCGGCTGCCCAGCCGCCGGTTGCTGCCGGCGCTGGCGGTGCTGGCCGTGGCGGGCATGAGCGTGGCGCTGGCGACCGCCGACGCGGCCGCCGGGGTGCTCGGGTTCGCCGCGCTGGGCGTCGGCGTCGCGCTGCTGGTGCCCACCGCGTTCAGCGCGGCCTACGGCGCCCGCGGCGCCGGATCGGCGATCGCGATCGTGGCCGCCACCGGCTGGCTGGGCTATCTGCTCGGCCCGCCGCTGATCGGCCACCTGTCCGAGTGGGTGGGCCTGTCCGGGGCGCTGGTCACCATCCCGGTGATGATGACGATCGTCGCCGTCGCCATCCGCTACACGCCGGCCTTCGACACCGCCGACGAATTCCATCGAGCGCCCGCCGGCTGA
- a CDS encoding cupin domain-containing protein: MSLVVPPYPPARYTKDQPETSAWLKRADEPPDYQTAGVKYHYLANQHDTAGDYGLYRVDIAPAGGGPGPHFHRAMSEAFFVLSGTMKLYDGTEWTDGHQGDFLYVPPGGVHGFRNEADDPASILMLFAPGAPREAYFEGFAALADMTDEERREWFARHDNFWVQ, encoded by the coding sequence ATGTCCCTCGTCGTGCCGCCCTACCCGCCCGCCCGCTACACGAAAGACCAGCCGGAGACCAGCGCCTGGCTCAAGCGGGCCGACGAACCGCCGGACTACCAGACCGCCGGCGTCAAGTACCACTACCTGGCCAACCAGCACGACACCGCCGGCGACTACGGGTTGTACCGGGTCGACATCGCCCCGGCCGGCGGCGGGCCCGGGCCGCATTTCCACCGCGCCATGTCCGAGGCGTTCTTCGTGCTCTCCGGGACGATGAAGCTCTACGACGGCACCGAGTGGACCGACGGGCACCAGGGCGACTTCCTTTACGTCCCGCCCGGCGGGGTGCACGGCTTCCGCAACGAGGCCGACGACCCCGCGTCGATCCTGATGTTGTTCGCGCCCGGCGCGCCGCGCGAGGCCTACTTCGAAGGCTTCGCCGCGCTGGCCGACATGACCGACGAGGAACGCCGGGAATGGTTCGCCCGGCACGACAACTTCTGGGTTCAATAG
- a CDS encoding M24 family metallopeptidase, with amino-acid sequence MEASEDVRVRRLLDAQDKAAQLFDEIERRGMIRPGVAERQLSDEIHDLAGAMFGVRQHWHRRIVRAGPNTLQPFQERPPDRTIAADDIVFLDLGPVFEEWEADFGRTFLLGDDPHKKAVRDALPRVWQAGRDYFAGHPDVTGAELFDAVVAVARAEGFEWGSHIAGHLIGEFAHKKIAGPGIEWYIMPGSDKPMRRTDPRGRTCHWILEIHLVDPRRGFGGFYEQLLDLP; translated from the coding sequence GTGGAGGCCTCCGAGGACGTGCGGGTGCGGCGGCTGCTGGACGCCCAGGACAAGGCGGCGCAGCTGTTCGACGAGATCGAGCGGCGCGGCATGATCCGCCCGGGAGTGGCCGAACGGCAGCTCTCGGACGAGATCCACGACCTGGCCGGGGCGATGTTCGGGGTGCGCCAGCACTGGCACCGGCGGATCGTGCGGGCCGGCCCCAACACCCTGCAGCCGTTCCAGGAACGCCCGCCGGACCGCACGATCGCCGCCGACGACATCGTCTTCCTCGACCTGGGGCCGGTATTCGAGGAGTGGGAAGCCGACTTCGGGCGTACCTTCCTGCTGGGCGACGACCCGCACAAGAAGGCCGTTCGCGATGCGCTGCCGCGGGTGTGGCAGGCCGGGCGGGACTACTTCGCCGGCCACCCGGATGTCACCGGGGCCGAGCTGTTCGACGCCGTCGTCGCGGTGGCGCGGGCCGAGGGTTTCGAGTGGGGCAGCCACATCGCCGGGCATCTGATCGGGGAGTTCGCGCACAAGAAGATCGCCGGGCCGGGCATCGAGTGGTACATCATGCCCGGATCGGACAAGCCGATGCGCCGCACCGATCCCCGCGGCCGCACCTGCCACTGGATCCTGGAGATCCATCTGGTGGACCCCCGGCGCGGTTTCGGCGGCTTCTACGAGCAGCTGCTCGACCTGCCCTAG
- a CDS encoding DUF559 domain-containing protein produces MSPFLGSDALHRGAVTRSQLRTRYRKVFRDVYIAKDAELTPAGKARAAWLSTGATLAGLSAAAIHGTKWLDAAAPAEIVRADRHGQRGILVRSYTLADDEADTVSGMRVTTAARTAFDIGCGLPAAKALPILDALLNATGIKPADVVAVADRHRGARGIRRLRASLELADGGAESPQETRLRVLLVRAGLPKPQTQIELRELRVRVDMGWREWKVAVEYDGIQHWDDPYQRAWDIERIALLEAAGWAVIRVSAAMLSRPQVIVERVTAKLAERGAYGRPRASSRA; encoded by the coding sequence ATGTCCCCGTTTCTGGGCAGTGACGCCCTGCACCGCGGCGCGGTGACCCGCAGTCAGCTGCGAACGCGGTATCGCAAGGTGTTCCGCGACGTCTACATCGCGAAGGACGCCGAGCTGACGCCGGCCGGCAAGGCGCGCGCGGCGTGGCTGTCGACCGGTGCGACACTGGCCGGTTTGTCCGCCGCGGCGATCCATGGCACCAAGTGGCTCGATGCGGCCGCGCCCGCCGAAATCGTGCGCGCGGATCGGCACGGTCAGCGCGGCATCCTCGTGCGCAGCTACACGCTGGCCGATGACGAGGCGGACACCGTGTCCGGAATGCGGGTGACGACCGCGGCCCGGACGGCGTTCGACATCGGTTGCGGCCTGCCCGCCGCCAAGGCGCTGCCGATCCTCGACGCGTTACTCAACGCGACGGGTATCAAGCCCGCCGACGTCGTCGCTGTGGCCGACCGGCACCGGGGCGCCCGCGGCATTCGCCGGCTGCGCGCCTCGCTGGAGCTGGCCGACGGCGGTGCGGAGTCTCCCCAGGAGACCAGGTTGCGGGTGCTGCTGGTGCGGGCCGGACTGCCGAAGCCGCAGACGCAGATCGAGCTGCGAGAGCTGCGCGTTCGGGTGGACATGGGGTGGCGGGAGTGGAAGGTCGCCGTCGAGTACGACGGGATCCAGCACTGGGACGATCCCTATCAGCGGGCCTGGGACATCGAGCGAATCGCGTTGCTCGAGGCGGCCGGCTGGGCCGTGATCAGAGTCAGCGCGGCGATGTTGTCGCGGCCGCAGGTGATCGTCGAGCGCGTCACGGCCAAGCTCGCCGA
- a CDS encoding SDR family NAD(P)-dependent oxidoreductase codes for MAPHDKQHRDWSEADVGDQSGRVVVITGANTGIGYETAAVLAHRGAHVVLAVRDLEKGNAALSRIVAASPNADVTLQQLDLASLASVRSAAEALRAAYPRIDLLINNAGVMWTPKQVTEDGFELQFGTNHLGHFALTGLLLDHLLGVRDSRVVTVSSLGHRLRAAIHFDDLHWERRYDRVAAYGQSKLANLLFTYELQRRLAAAPDAKTIAVAAHPGGSNTELARHLPGIFRPVQAVLGPVLFQSPAMGALPTLRAATDPAVQGAQYYGPDGFLEQRGRPKLVESSAQSHDEQLQRRLWAVSEELTGVHFPV; via the coding sequence ATGGCTCCCCACGACAAACAGCACCGCGACTGGTCGGAGGCCGACGTCGGTGATCAGAGCGGCCGCGTCGTCGTCATCACCGGCGCCAACACCGGCATCGGCTACGAGACGGCCGCCGTGCTGGCCCACCGCGGCGCCCACGTCGTGCTCGCGGTCCGCGACCTGGAGAAGGGCAACGCGGCGCTGTCGCGGATCGTGGCCGCCAGCCCGAACGCCGACGTCACGCTGCAGCAGCTGGACCTGGCCTCGCTGGCCTCGGTGCGTTCTGCCGCCGAGGCGCTGCGCGCGGCCTACCCGCGCATCGACCTGCTGATCAACAACGCCGGCGTGATGTGGACGCCCAAGCAGGTCACCGAGGACGGTTTCGAATTGCAGTTCGGCACCAACCATCTGGGGCACTTCGCGCTGACCGGGTTGCTGCTCGATCACCTGCTGGGAGTGCGGGATTCGCGGGTGGTGACGGTCAGCAGCCTCGGCCACCGGCTGCGCGCCGCCATCCACTTCGACGACCTGCACTGGGAGCGCCGCTACGACCGGGTCGCCGCCTACGGCCAGTCCAAGCTGGCCAACCTGCTGTTCACCTACGAGCTGCAGCGCCGGCTGGCGGCCGCCCCGGACGCGAAGACCATCGCGGTCGCCGCGCACCCCGGCGGCTCCAACACCGAGCTGGCCCGCCACCTGCCCGGAATCTTCCGGCCGGTGCAGGCGGTGCTGGGGCCGGTGCTGTTCCAGAGCCCGGCGATGGGCGCGCTGCCGACGCTGCGGGCCGCCACCGATCCGGCCGTGCAGGGCGCGCAGTACTACGGCCCGGACGGCTTCCTCGAACAGCGCGGGCGCCCGAAGCTGGTCGAGTCCAGCGCCCAGTCGCACGACGAGCAGCTGCAGCGCCGGCTGTGGGCCGTGTCCGAAGAACTCACCGGCGTCCACTTCCCGGTCTGA
- a CDS encoding phosphatidylserine decarboxylase, whose amino-acid sequence MARRPRTIGPSASDPGFSPQHALELVRSAIPPVHPAGRPFVGAGLALALAGRRHRWLRRAGLLAAGACAGFFRHPPRVPPARPGAIVAPADGEICVIDVATPPAELSMGDVALPRVSIFLSLLDAHVQRAPVSGEVIDVQHRPGRFGSADLAAASTENERTSLRIRTPGGAEVVAVQVAGLLARRIICDAHVGDKLSIGDTYGLIRFGSRLDTYLPAGAQPLVTVGQRAIAGETVLAELP is encoded by the coding sequence GTGGCACGACGCCCCCGCACCATCGGCCCCTCGGCTTCCGACCCCGGTTTCAGCCCCCAGCATGCGCTGGAGTTGGTGCGCTCCGCCATCCCGCCGGTGCATCCGGCCGGCCGGCCGTTCGTCGGCGCCGGGCTGGCGCTGGCGCTGGCCGGGCGCCGGCACCGCTGGCTGCGCCGGGCGGGCCTGCTGGCGGCGGGGGCGTGCGCGGGATTCTTCCGGCACCCGCCCCGGGTGCCGCCGGCCCGGCCCGGCGCGATCGTCGCGCCCGCCGACGGCGAGATCTGCGTGATCGACGTCGCCACCCCGCCCGCCGAATTGAGCATGGGCGACGTGGCGCTGCCGCGGGTCAGCATTTTCCTGTCGCTGCTGGACGCCCACGTGCAGCGGGCCCCGGTCAGCGGCGAGGTGATCGACGTGCAGCACCGGCCGGGCCGGTTCGGGTCGGCCGACCTGGCGGCCGCGAGCACCGAGAACGAACGCACCAGCCTGCGCATCCGCACCCCCGGCGGCGCGGAGGTGGTCGCGGTCCAGGTCGCCGGGCTGCTGGCGCGGCGCATCATCTGCGACGCGCACGTCGGCGACAAGCTGTCGATCGGCGACACCTACGGCCTGATCCGCTTCGGCTCCCGGCTGGACACCTACCTGCCGGCGGGCGCACAGCCGCTGGTGACCGTCGGCCAACGCGCCATCGCCGGCGAGACCGTGCTGGCCGAGCTGCCATGA
- the groL gene encoding chaperonin GroEL (60 kDa chaperone family; promotes refolding of misfolded polypeptides especially under stressful conditions; forms two stacked rings of heptamers to form a barrel-shaped 14mer; ends can be capped by GroES; misfolded proteins enter the barrel where they are refolded when GroES binds) — translation MAKTIAYDEEARRGLERGLNALADAVKVTLGPKGRNVVLEKKWGAPTITNDGVSIAKEIELEDPYEKIGAELVKEVAKKTDDVAGDGTTTATVLAQALVREGLRNVAAGANPLGLKRGIEKAVEKVTETLLKSAKEVETKDQIAATAAISAGDQSIGDLIAEAMDKVGNEGVITVEESNTFGLQLELTEGMRFDKGYISGYFVTDAERQEAVLEDPFILLVSSKVSTVKDLLPLLEKVIQAGKPLLIIAEDVEGEALSTLVVNKIRGTFKSVAVKAPGFGDRRKAMLQDMAILTGGQVISEEVGLSLESADISLLGKARKVVVTKDETTIVEGAGDSDAIAGRVAQIRTEIENSDSDYDREKLQERLAKLAGGVAVIKAGAATEVELKERKHRIEDAVRNAKAAVEEGIVAGGGVALLHAIPALDELKLEGDEATGANIVRVALEAPLKQIAFNGGLEPGVVAEKVRNSPAGTGLNAATGEYEDLLKAGVADPVKVTRSALQNAASIAGLFLTTEAVVADKPEKAAAPAGDPTGGMGGMDF, via the coding sequence ATGGCCAAGACAATTGCGTACGACGAAGAGGCCCGTCGCGGCCTCGAGCGCGGGCTCAACGCCCTCGCCGACGCGGTAAAGGTCACGTTGGGCCCCAAGGGTCGCAACGTCGTCCTGGAGAAGAAGTGGGGTGCCCCCACGATCACCAACGATGGTGTGTCCATCGCCAAGGAGATCGAGCTGGAGGACCCGTACGAGAAGATCGGCGCCGAGCTGGTCAAGGAAGTCGCCAAGAAGACCGACGACGTCGCCGGTGACGGCACGACGACGGCCACGGTGCTCGCCCAGGCGTTGGTCCGCGAGGGCCTGCGCAACGTCGCGGCCGGCGCCAACCCGCTGGGTCTCAAGCGCGGCATCGAGAAGGCCGTCGAGAAGGTCACCGAGACCCTGCTCAAGTCGGCCAAGGAGGTCGAGACCAAGGACCAGATCGCTGCCACCGCGGCCATCTCCGCGGGCGACCAGTCGATCGGCGACCTGATCGCCGAGGCGATGGACAAGGTCGGCAACGAGGGCGTCATCACCGTCGAGGAGTCCAACACCTTCGGCCTGCAGCTCGAGCTCACCGAGGGTATGCGGTTCGACAAGGGTTACATCTCGGGCTACTTCGTCACCGACGCCGAGCGTCAGGAAGCCGTCCTCGAGGATCCGTTCATCCTGCTGGTCAGCTCCAAGGTCTCGACCGTCAAGGACCTGCTGCCGCTGCTGGAGAAGGTCATCCAGGCCGGCAAGCCGCTGCTGATCATCGCCGAGGACGTCGAGGGCGAGGCCCTGTCCACCCTGGTCGTCAACAAGATCCGCGGCACCTTCAAGTCGGTGGCCGTCAAGGCGCCCGGCTTCGGCGACCGCCGCAAGGCGATGCTGCAGGACATGGCCATCCTCACCGGCGGCCAGGTCATCAGCGAAGAGGTCGGCCTGTCGCTGGAGAGCGCCGACATCTCGCTGCTCGGTAAGGCCCGCAAGGTCGTCGTCACCAAGGACGAGACCACCATCGTCGAGGGCGCCGGTGACTCCGACGCCATCGCCGGCCGGGTGGCCCAGATCCGCACCGAGATCGAGAACAGCGACTCCGACTACGACCGCGAGAAGCTGCAGGAGCGGCTGGCCAAGCTGGCCGGCGGCGTGGCGGTGATCAAGGCCGGCGCCGCGACCGAGGTCGAGCTCAAGGAGCGCAAGCACCGCATCGAGGACGCGGTCCGCAACGCCAAGGCGGCCGTGGAGGAGGGCATCGTCGCCGGCGGTGGCGTGGCCCTGCTGCACGCGATCCCGGCCCTGGACGAGCTGAAGCTCGAGGGCGACGAGGCGACCGGCGCCAACATCGTCCGGGTGGCCCTCGAGGCTCCGCTGAAGCAGATCGCCTTCAACGGTGGCCTGGAGCCCGGCGTGGTGGCCGAGAAGGTCCGCAACTCGCCCGCCGGTACCGGCCTCAACGCCGCCACCGGTGAGTACGAGGACCTGCTCAAGGCCGGCGTTGCCGACCCGGTGAAGGTGACCCGCTCGGCGCTGCAGAACGCGGCGTCCATCGCGGGGCTGTTCCTGACCACCGAGGCGGTCGTCGCCGACAAGCCGGAGAAGGCGGCCGCTCCCGCGGGCGACCCGACCGGCGGCATGGGCGGCATGGACTTCTGA
- the pssA gene encoding CDP-diacylglycerol--serine O-phosphatidyltransferase, giving the protein MISKPRGRRAVNLQILPSAMTVLSVCAGLTSIRFALEHQPKAAMALIAAAAILDGLDGRVARILDAQSRMGEEIDSLADAVNFGVTPAIVLYVTLLTTSPAGWVAILLYAVCVVLRLARFNALLDDGSQPAYTHEFFIGMPAPAGAVSMIGLIGLKLQFGDGWWTSPLFLCIWITGTSILMVSKIPMRKMHAVAVPPSWAAPLLAVLAICAAAAVLAPYVLIWVIIVAYLCHVPFAVRNQRWLAAHPEAWDEAPKQRRAARRAIRRAQPNRRSVTRLGLRKPGRRVP; this is encoded by the coding sequence ATGATCAGCAAGCCGCGCGGCCGCCGGGCAGTCAATCTGCAGATCCTGCCCAGCGCGATGACGGTGCTCTCGGTGTGCGCGGGGCTGACCTCGATCCGGTTCGCCCTCGAGCACCAGCCCAAGGCCGCGATGGCGCTGATCGCGGCGGCCGCGATCCTGGACGGGCTGGACGGCCGGGTGGCGCGGATCCTGGACGCTCAGTCCCGGATGGGCGAGGAGATCGACTCGCTGGCCGACGCGGTGAACTTCGGGGTGACCCCGGCGATCGTGCTCTACGTGACGCTGCTGACCACGTCGCCGGCCGGGTGGGTGGCGATCCTGCTCTACGCGGTGTGCGTGGTGTTGCGGCTGGCCCGGTTCAACGCGCTGCTGGACGACGGCAGCCAGCCCGCCTACACCCACGAGTTCTTCATCGGCATGCCGGCGCCGGCCGGCGCGGTGTCGATGATCGGCCTGATCGGACTCAAGCTGCAGTTCGGCGACGGCTGGTGGACGTCCCCGCTGTTTTTGTGCATCTGGATCACCGGGACGTCGATCCTGATGGTCAGCAAGATCCCGATGCGCAAGATGCACGCGGTGGCGGTGCCGCCGAGTTGGGCGGCGCCGCTGCTGGCGGTGCTGGCGATCTGCGCGGCGGCGGCGGTGCTGGCGCCCTACGTGCTGATCTGGGTGATCATCGTCGCCTACCTGTGCCACGTGCCGTTCGCGGTGCGCAACCAGCGCTGGCTGGCCGCGCACCCCGAGGCGTGGGACGAGGCGCCCAAGCAGCGCCGCGCCGCCCGGCGGGCGATCCGCCGGGCACAGCCCAACCGCCGGTCGGTGACGCGGCTGGGCCTGCGCAAGCCGGGCAGGCGCGTGCCGTGA